The Methylobacterium currus genome contains a region encoding:
- a CDS encoding methyl-accepting chemotaxis protein — protein MTDSSSLDRLRLAFLPVMTGALGALATLVTALAWWRDVMPVPVTALALLLPGAALVAARRHRAAAITRHLSSAALMMLVGLLVLVSSGTHLQIDVHMVFFAALAVAAGWCCWSSILVAAGVVAVHHLALNVLYPAAVFPNGAEYLRVVLHALVLVTEAAALVLAARQLAKALSSAEEATRHAADSVLAQRRAEAAAGQDRNLEVHRQRRLGEVVAEFRDALVEIEHKVERETSGMRETALSLNGVAEQSSVQAANAETTASATARNVLSVSAGAEELSASISDIAGQTERAREFIAHMTEIARTTNEEVEQLAVVADRIGAVTGLIKSVADQTNLLALNATIEAARAGAAGRGFAVVASEVKALAGQTMKAADEIVSQVDAIQASTRRTVGSVHAMASATQEVNALTTSIAASVDQQRAATQEISRTVAQVAQGSSEAHAGAVSVSRATRETQRHADSALSASESLKAVAADLACSVSQFVQRVTTDLEERRGAVRIAVAEAGFLHSRGRRYPVRLVEVSSHGARVTDVPPLASGEAVEFETADGGRMPAAVAWSEGGAAGLEIQSGLRHPALNGRLGLAA, from the coding sequence ATGACCGACAGCAGCAGCCTCGACCGCCTCCGCCTCGCCTTCCTGCCGGTCATGACCGGCGCGCTCGGAGCCCTCGCGACCCTTGTCACGGCGCTCGCCTGGTGGCGGGACGTCATGCCGGTGCCTGTGACGGCGCTCGCGCTCCTCTTGCCGGGAGCGGCCCTCGTGGCTGCCCGGCGGCATCGGGCGGCAGCCATCACCCGCCATCTCTCGTCAGCCGCCCTGATGATGCTGGTCGGCCTGCTGGTGCTCGTCTCCTCCGGCACGCACCTGCAGATCGACGTCCACATGGTGTTCTTCGCCGCCCTCGCGGTCGCCGCCGGATGGTGCTGCTGGTCCTCGATCCTGGTGGCGGCCGGCGTCGTCGCCGTCCACCACCTCGCGCTCAACGTGCTCTACCCGGCCGCCGTGTTCCCCAACGGCGCCGAGTACCTGCGCGTCGTCCTTCACGCCTTGGTCCTCGTAACGGAAGCCGCCGCCCTGGTGCTGGCCGCCCGCCAACTCGCCAAGGCCCTCTCCTCGGCCGAGGAAGCGACCCGTCATGCCGCCGACAGCGTGCTGGCGCAGCGCCGTGCCGAGGCCGCCGCCGGCCAGGACCGCAACCTGGAGGTCCACCGCCAGCGGCGCCTCGGCGAGGTCGTCGCCGAGTTCCGCGACGCGCTGGTCGAGATCGAGCACAAGGTCGAACGCGAGACGAGCGGCATGCGCGAGACCGCGCTCTCCCTCAACGGGGTCGCCGAGCAGTCGAGCGTACAGGCTGCCAACGCGGAGACCACGGCGTCGGCAACCGCGCGGAACGTGCTCTCGGTGTCGGCGGGCGCCGAGGAGCTCAGCGCCTCCATCTCCGACATTGCCGGTCAGACCGAGCGGGCCCGCGAGTTCATCGCGCACATGACGGAGATCGCGCGGACCACGAACGAGGAAGTCGAGCAGCTCGCGGTCGTGGCCGACCGCATCGGCGCGGTCACGGGCCTGATCAAGTCGGTGGCCGACCAGACGAACCTCCTGGCGCTGAACGCCACCATCGAGGCGGCGCGGGCCGGTGCGGCCGGCAGGGGCTTCGCGGTCGTAGCCTCGGAGGTGAAGGCGCTGGCGGGCCAGACCATGAAGGCCGCTGACGAGATCGTGTCCCAGGTCGATGCCATCCAGGCCTCGACGCGCCGCACCGTCGGTTCCGTCCACGCGATGGCCTCGGCCACGCAGGAGGTGAACGCCCTGACGACGTCCATCGCCGCGTCGGTAGATCAGCAGCGGGCGGCGACCCAGGAGATCTCCCGCACGGTGGCACAGGTCGCCCAGGGCAGTTCCGAGGCGCACGCCGGCGCCGTCTCGGTCTCGCGGGCCACCCGGGAGACGCAGCGCCACGCCGACAGCGCCCTATCCGCGTCCGAGTCCCTCAAGGCGGTCGCCGCCGACCTCGCCTGCTCCGTGAGCCAATTCGTCCAGCGGGTCACGACCGACCTGGAGGAGCGCCGCGGCGCCGTGCGCATCGCCGTCGCCGAAGCGGGCTTCCTGCACTCGCGGGGCCGCCGCTACCCGGTGCGCCTCGTCGAGGTCTCGTCCCACGGTGCCCGCGTCACCGACGTGCCACCGCTCGCCTCAGGCGAGGCGGTCGAGTTCGAGACGGCGGACGGTGGGCGCATGCCGGCGGCAGTCGCCTGGTCCGAGGGTGGCGCGGCGGGTCTCGAAATTCAGTCCGGCCTGCGGCACCCGGCGTTGAATGGTAGGCTTGGCTTGGCAGCCTGA
- a CDS encoding EAL domain-containing protein, with translation MLAVVGCLVEAHDFRFVALAAAICALSALTTVCLVSHARRAEGWAQGGWLAVAATAGGSGIWATHFIAMLAFAPGVPSGYDVALTGLSLGIAILLAGSGLSLAVLVGGRAAAWAGGATLGLGIAAMHYTGMAAYYVAGHKAWDPAIVGASLALGGILGGAALAAQLGVRGLARQSPAALLLLLAICSHHFTAMSAVTVTPDPTLAVSASAVPNAWLAVAVALASFAILLIAGAALALDVRDRRHSKLEAERLHSLANAAVEGLVVCTGDTVVSANRSFAKLVGLPQAALAGTTLSAYLPGDAARLAVAGQPERPVEAEIRQADGTLVPVEVIMQPVEHAGRPHYAVAVRDLRARRQAESQIQFLAHHDALTGLANRASFGKRLDQEMRAADAGGRKLAVLCLDLDRFKEVNDLFGHAAGDAMLESVARIVSAVLDDAQMVARLGGDEFAVLMPCGGPSEAGRLAERILEALRSGRPDAGGPQIATSIGIALYPDDAQERAALLSYADTALYRAKSEGRGTYRFFEARMGVEVRERRFLEHDLRHAVARGEMHLVYQPQTDVGSGAVIGFEALLRWKHPERGFVSPAVFIPIAEESNAILQIGEWVLREACREAATWPQPLSIAVNVSAVQIHSPHFVGLVHEVLLKTGLAAHRLEVEVTETALISDPNRALLTLRQLKSLGLRIAMDDFGTGYSSLSNLRSFPFDKIKIDGSFVRSVDSNEQTAAIVRSVLGLGRGLGLPVLAEGVETEAELGFLAAEQCHAAQGYLMGRPSPIGQFSQHTHGTVPVTDEDRKRA, from the coding sequence ATGCTTGCCGTCGTCGGTTGCCTCGTAGAGGCCCATGATTTTCGGTTCGTCGCACTCGCGGCCGCCATCTGCGCCCTGTCCGCCTTGACGACGGTCTGCCTCGTCAGCCACGCCCGCCGGGCGGAGGGCTGGGCGCAAGGCGGCTGGCTCGCCGTCGCGGCGACGGCCGGCGGCTCGGGCATCTGGGCGACCCACTTCATCGCCATGCTGGCCTTCGCCCCCGGCGTGCCGAGCGGCTACGACGTCGCGCTCACCGGCCTCTCGCTGGGCATTGCCATCCTCCTGGCCGGCTCCGGCCTGTCGCTCGCCGTCCTCGTCGGCGGTCGCGCGGCAGCATGGGCCGGAGGCGCGACACTCGGACTCGGAATCGCGGCGATGCACTACACGGGCATGGCCGCCTACTATGTCGCCGGCCACAAGGCGTGGGACCCGGCCATCGTCGGCGCCTCGCTCGCGCTCGGCGGCATCCTCGGCGGCGCGGCGCTGGCGGCCCAGCTCGGAGTCCGCGGCCTTGCCCGGCAGTCGCCGGCGGCCCTCCTGCTGCTGCTGGCCATCTGCAGCCACCACTTCACCGCCATGAGCGCCGTCACGGTCACGCCCGACCCGACGCTCGCCGTGTCGGCGTCCGCCGTCCCGAACGCGTGGCTCGCCGTGGCCGTGGCGCTCGCGAGCTTCGCCATCCTGCTGATCGCCGGCGCCGCGCTCGCCCTCGACGTGCGCGACCGCCGGCATTCGAAGCTGGAGGCGGAGCGCCTGCACAGCCTCGCCAACGCCGCCGTCGAAGGGCTCGTCGTCTGTACCGGCGACACGGTGGTGAGCGCCAACCGCAGCTTCGCCAAGCTCGTCGGCCTGCCGCAGGCGGCCCTCGCGGGGACGACCCTGTCGGCGTACCTGCCGGGCGACGCGGCCCGGCTCGCCGTGGCCGGCCAGCCCGAGCGCCCGGTCGAGGCCGAGATCCGGCAGGCCGACGGCACGCTCGTGCCGGTCGAGGTCATCATGCAGCCCGTCGAGCACGCCGGCCGGCCGCACTACGCGGTGGCCGTGCGCGACCTCCGCGCCCGGCGCCAGGCCGAGAGCCAGATCCAGTTCCTCGCCCACCACGACGCGCTCACGGGACTGGCCAACCGCGCCAGCTTCGGCAAGCGGCTCGACCAGGAGATGCGCGCCGCGGACGCCGGCGGCCGCAAGCTCGCCGTCCTCTGCCTCGACCTCGACCGCTTCAAGGAGGTCAATGACCTGTTCGGCCATGCGGCCGGCGACGCCATGCTGGAGAGCGTCGCCCGTATCGTCTCGGCCGTCCTCGATGACGCTCAGATGGTGGCCAGGCTCGGCGGCGACGAGTTCGCGGTGCTGATGCCCTGCGGCGGCCCCTCCGAGGCCGGGCGCCTCGCCGAGCGCATCCTGGAGGCGCTGCGCTCCGGCAGGCCGGATGCCGGCGGCCCGCAGATCGCGACCAGCATCGGCATCGCCCTCTACCCCGACGACGCGCAGGAGCGGGCCGCGCTCCTCAGCTACGCCGACACGGCCCTCTACCGCGCCAAGTCGGAGGGCCGCGGCACCTACCGCTTCTTCGAGGCGAGGATGGGCGTCGAGGTGCGCGAGCGCCGCTTCTTGGAGCACGACCTGCGCCACGCCGTGGCCCGCGGCGAGATGCACCTCGTCTACCAGCCCCAGACCGACGTGGGCTCGGGCGCCGTCATCGGCTTCGAGGCGTTGCTGCGCTGGAAGCACCCGGAGCGCGGCTTCGTCTCGCCGGCCGTGTTCATCCCCATCGCCGAGGAGAGCAACGCCATCCTGCAGATCGGCGAGTGGGTGCTGCGCGAGGCTTGCCGCGAGGCCGCGACCTGGCCACAGCCCCTGTCCATTGCCGTCAACGTCTCGGCGGTGCAGATCCACAGCCCCCACTTCGTCGGCCTCGTGCACGAGGTGCTGCTCAAGACCGGGCTGGCGGCGCACAGGCTTGAGGTCGAGGTCACCGAGACGGCGCTGATCAGCGACCCGAACCGGGCGCTGCTCACCCTGCGCCAGTTGAAGTCGCTGGGGCTGCGCATCGCCATGGACGACTTCGGCACGGGCTACTCATCGCTCTCGAACCTGCGCTCGTTCCCGTTCGACAAGATCAAGATCGACGGCTCGTTCGTGCGTTCGGTCGACAGCAACGAGCAGACCGCGGCCATCGTGCGCTCGGTGCTCGGCCTCGGGCGCGGCCTCGGGCTTCCCGTCCTGGCGGAAGGCGTCGAGACCGAGGCCGAGCTCGGCTTCCTCGCCGCCGAGCAGTGTCACGCCGCGCAGGGTTACCTGATGGGCCGCCCGTCGCCCATCGGGCAGTTCTCGCAGCACACGCATGGCACGGTTCCAGTCACCGACGAGGACCGGAAACGCGCCTGA
- a CDS encoding DUF892 family protein, whose amino-acid sequence MSGTDIGTIYAGALRNTRALERQGLEQMERQLSGLERYPEYAAVLRRHVEVTKGQIDRLDKALEAVGESPSSLKETVTSVAGSIGAAVHAVAQDETLKNLYAGYAYQYDQVAAYRSLAVIAERAGQSDKAVGFRTAVEEETKGAEDIAALIEPVTRTYLDLTLSGLKADS is encoded by the coding sequence ATGAGCGGCACTGACATCGGCACGATCTACGCGGGCGCTCTGCGCAACACCCGCGCCCTGGAGAGGCAGGGACTGGAGCAGATGGAGCGGCAGCTATCCGGCCTGGAACGCTACCCCGAATACGCCGCCGTCCTGCGCCGCCATGTCGAGGTCACCAAGGGGCAGATCGACCGGCTCGACAAGGCGCTCGAAGCCGTCGGCGAGAGCCCGTCGTCACTGAAGGAAACGGTGACCAGCGTGGCCGGCAGCATCGGCGCGGCGGTGCACGCCGTCGCGCAGGACGAAACCCTGAAGAACCTCTACGCGGGCTACGCCTACCAGTACGACCAGGTCGCCGCCTACCGCTCGCTCGCCGTCATCGCGGAGCGGGCCGGCCAATCCGACAAGGCCGTGGGCTTCCGCACCGCGGTCGAGGAGGAGACGAAGGGCGCCGAGGACATCGCGGCGCTGATCGAGCCGGTCACCAGGACCTACCTCGACCTGACGCTCAGCGGCTTGAAGGCCGATAGCTGA
- a CDS encoding ATPase domain-containing protein yields the protein MTDATPSTLPEREPRISTGVPGLDDVLCGGLTPSRLYLLEGTPGTGKTTLALQFLREGVALGERTLYVTLSETTEELRASAATHGWTLDGIDVHELVDEDGLDPDSEQSILHPSEIELGETVKEVIALVDRTKPDRVVFDSLSELRLLAQNPLRYRRQILTLKRFFAKRSCTVLMLDDRTSETGDVQLHSIAHGVISLEQAPREFGSERRRLRIVKARGIKFRGGYHDFALETGGIRVFPRLIAAEHHAEFDPRGKSTGSAELDLLLGGGLVPGTNTLLLGPSGVGKTTTAIRCMVAALERGETATYYLFDEGLATLMTRAAILGMDLRPHVEAGRLTITQIDPAEVSPGEFAGMARKAVEERGSTFAVIDSLNAYLHAMPGEEFLILQMHELLSYLNQWGVTTLLVLGQHGLVGEVRSDVDLSYLSDSILLFRFFEAKGEIRTALSVVKSRVNAHERTIRELRLSEGGLQVGEALDDFEGVLSGLPAYRGRVAMLSGPAPAGGEA from the coding sequence ATGACCGACGCGACGCCCAGCACGCTCCCCGAGAGGGAGCCCCGCATCTCGACCGGGGTGCCCGGCCTGGACGACGTCCTCTGCGGCGGCCTGACCCCGAGCCGGCTCTACCTGCTGGAGGGCACGCCCGGCACCGGCAAGACCACGCTGGCGCTGCAATTCCTGCGCGAGGGCGTGGCGCTGGGCGAGCGCACCCTCTACGTCACGCTGTCCGAGACCACGGAGGAGCTCCGCGCCTCGGCGGCGACACATGGCTGGACCCTCGACGGCATCGACGTCCACGAGCTCGTCGACGAGGACGGCCTCGACCCGGACAGCGAGCAGTCGATCCTGCATCCGTCCGAGATTGAGCTCGGCGAGACGGTGAAGGAGGTCATCGCGCTGGTCGACCGGACGAAACCCGACCGCGTCGTGTTCGACAGCCTCTCCGAGCTGCGCCTGCTGGCCCAGAATCCGCTGCGCTACCGGCGCCAGATCCTGACCCTGAAGCGGTTCTTCGCGAAGCGCTCCTGCACGGTGCTGATGCTGGACGACCGCACCTCGGAGACGGGCGACGTGCAGCTCCACAGCATCGCGCACGGCGTGATCTCCCTGGAGCAGGCGCCGCGCGAGTTCGGTTCGGAGCGTCGGCGCCTGCGCATCGTCAAGGCGCGAGGCATCAAGTTCCGCGGCGGCTACCACGACTTCGCCTTGGAGACCGGCGGCATCCGGGTGTTCCCGCGCCTCATCGCGGCCGAGCACCACGCGGAGTTCGACCCGCGGGGCAAGTCCACCGGATCGGCCGAGCTCGACCTGCTGCTGGGGGGCGGGCTCGTGCCCGGGACCAACACGCTGCTGCTCGGGCCCTCCGGCGTGGGCAAGACCACGACGGCCATCCGCTGCATGGTGGCGGCACTGGAGCGCGGCGAGACCGCGACCTACTACCTGTTCGACGAGGGACTCGCGACATTGATGACCCGGGCGGCCATCCTGGGCATGGACCTGAGGCCTCACGTCGAGGCCGGGCGGCTGACCATCACGCAGATCGACCCCGCCGAGGTCTCGCCGGGCGAGTTCGCGGGCATGGCGAGGAAGGCCGTGGAGGAGCGAGGCTCCACCTTCGCGGTCATCGACAGCCTGAACGCCTACCTGCACGCGATGCCGGGCGAGGAGTTCCTCATCCTGCAGATGCATGAGTTGCTGAGCTACCTCAACCAGTGGGGCGTCACCACGCTCCTGGTCCTCGGGCAGCACGGCCTCGTTGGCGAGGTCCGAAGCGACGTCGACCTGAGTTACCTTAGCGATAGCATCTTGCTCTTCAGGTTCTTCGAGGCGAAGGGCGAGATCCGCACGGCGCTCTCCGTCGTGAAGAGCCGCGTCAACGCGCACGAGCGTACCATCAGGGAGCTGAGGTTGTCGGAGGGAGGGCTGCAGGTCGGCGAGGCGCTCGACGACTTCGAGGGCGTGCTCTCCGGGTTGCCGGCCTACCGGGGCAGGGTGGCGATGCTGTCGGGACCCGCGCCCGCGGGCGGCGAGGCATGA
- a CDS encoding PAS domain-containing hybrid sensor histidine kinase/response regulator: MSVPGAGEGRVLILAPRGRDASVTGQVLSASGIHAEACPDMAALLDGLAAGAGAALVIEEALGNDVPEGLFAWLDGQPPWSDFPFIVLATRQVGRRSERASRLLARLGNVVLLERPVNAETLASAVASALRARRRQYQAREHLLERERAQEQLRLANEDLEWRVAERTQEVEAAHETLAFALDAAGMASWDLDYATGASRRSPRYDAVFGYEGDGPSWNRQVLLDHVVEEDRGIAEQAFTTALETGALDLECRIRRADGRVRWISLQGRIKYDAAGTPARIAGILMDRTEQRLTEEALRQAQKMEAIGQLTGGVAHDFNNLLTVIVGGLDMMLRRPEQVDRVKRLAEAAMGAARRGEQLTQQLLAFSRRQMLRPQTLNPNRLLLDFKPLAERAAGAAVELAFDLDPALDPIRIDPAQFEAAVLNLVVNARDAMEGGEGHARIAVSSRNVHLGTRAVADRGVPPGPYVVVSVTDTGSGIPPDKLQRVFEPFFTTKEVGKGTGLGLSQVYGFTRSAGGFARIDSELGRGTTVSLYFPRSSDPAGEEVGTGPAASIPLRRAGEGETVLLVEDDEQVLAMATESLEELRYRVVVARNAAEALEHLTGVERIDILFSDVVMPGGMNGSQLAVEAQRLRPGIKVLLTSGYVANLDEGQVIGKGELPVLTKPYRRDELARSLRLVLGGQSG; the protein is encoded by the coding sequence ATGAGCGTGCCGGGCGCGGGCGAGGGGCGCGTCCTCATCCTGGCGCCGCGCGGACGCGATGCCTCGGTGACGGGACAGGTGCTCTCGGCTTCCGGTATCCACGCCGAGGCGTGCCCGGACATGGCGGCGCTGCTGGACGGTCTCGCGGCCGGCGCCGGCGCGGCGCTGGTCATCGAGGAGGCGCTCGGCAATGACGTGCCAGAAGGCTTGTTCGCTTGGCTCGACGGGCAGCCGCCCTGGTCGGACTTCCCGTTTATCGTGCTGGCGACGCGCCAAGTCGGGCGCCGGTCGGAGCGTGCTTCGCGCCTGCTGGCCCGGCTCGGCAACGTGGTGCTGCTGGAGCGGCCGGTGAACGCCGAGACGCTCGCCAGCGCCGTGGCCTCAGCCCTGCGGGCGCGTCGGCGCCAGTACCAAGCCCGCGAGCACCTCCTGGAGCGCGAGCGGGCCCAGGAGCAACTCCGGCTCGCGAACGAGGACCTTGAGTGGCGCGTCGCCGAGCGCACCCAGGAAGTGGAGGCCGCCCACGAGACGCTGGCTTTCGCCCTCGACGCGGCCGGCATGGCCTCGTGGGACCTGGATTATGCAACGGGCGCCTCGCGTCGCTCGCCGCGCTACGACGCAGTGTTCGGCTACGAGGGCGATGGACCGAGCTGGAACCGGCAAGTGCTTCTCGACCATGTCGTGGAGGAGGACCGCGGCATCGCGGAGCAGGCATTCACGACGGCCTTGGAGACCGGCGCGCTCGACCTGGAATGCCGCATCCGTCGGGCTGACGGACGGGTGCGGTGGATCTCCCTCCAAGGGCGGATCAAGTACGATGCCGCGGGCACGCCCGCGCGCATCGCCGGCATCCTGATGGACCGCACCGAGCAGCGCCTGACCGAGGAGGCGCTGCGCCAGGCCCAGAAGATGGAAGCCATCGGGCAGTTGACCGGGGGCGTCGCCCACGATTTCAACAACCTGCTGACCGTCATCGTCGGCGGGCTCGACATGATGCTGCGCCGGCCCGAGCAGGTCGACCGGGTCAAGCGCCTGGCCGAGGCGGCGATGGGCGCGGCGCGACGCGGCGAGCAGCTCACGCAGCAGCTCCTCGCCTTCTCGCGGCGGCAGATGCTGCGGCCCCAGACGCTCAACCCGAACCGGCTGCTCCTGGACTTCAAGCCCCTGGCCGAGCGGGCGGCCGGCGCGGCCGTCGAGCTCGCCTTCGACCTGGACCCGGCGCTCGACCCGATCCGCATCGACCCGGCACAGTTCGAGGCTGCGGTGCTGAACTTGGTCGTGAACGCGCGCGACGCGATGGAGGGCGGCGAGGGCCACGCCCGCATCGCCGTGTCGAGCCGCAACGTGCACCTGGGGACCCGCGCCGTCGCCGACCGGGGAGTGCCGCCCGGCCCGTACGTGGTCGTCTCGGTGACCGACACCGGTTCGGGCATCCCGCCCGACAAGCTCCAGCGCGTGTTCGAGCCCTTCTTCACCACCAAGGAGGTCGGCAAGGGCACCGGGCTCGGGTTGAGCCAAGTCTACGGGTTCACGCGCAGCGCCGGCGGTTTCGCGCGCATCGATTCCGAGCTCGGCAGGGGCACGACGGTGAGCCTGTACTTCCCGCGCTCGAGCGATCCGGCCGGCGAGGAGGTCGGAACGGGACCGGCCGCTTCCATCCCCCTGCGCCGCGCCGGCGAGGGTGAGACGGTGCTTCTCGTAGAGGATGACGAGCAGGTGCTCGCCATGGCGACGGAGAGCCTGGAGGAGCTGCGATACCGGGTCGTCGTCGCGCGCAACGCCGCCGAGGCGCTGGAGCACCTCACGGGCGTCGAGCGCATCGACATCCTGTTCTCGGACGTGGTGATGCCCGGCGGCATGAACGGGTCGCAGCTCGCGGTCGAGGCGCAGCGGCTCCGCCCCGGGATCAAGGTCCTGCTCACCTCGGGCTACGTGGCGAACCTCGACGAGGGACAGGTCATCGGCAAAGGAGAGCTTCCGGTCCTCACCAAACCTTATCGCCGTGACGAGCTCGCCCGCTCCCTACGGCTCGTGCTCGGCGGCCAATCAGGCTGA
- a CDS encoding manganese catalase family protein, whose translation MFMKLDRLQAELPQPKKPDSNAAAALQELLGGKYGEMSTLGNYMFQSFNFRNKSKLRPFYSLVSSIFAEELGHVELVSTGIAMLNNGPGDDTEEVDVSKAPFHDMQDIRLAGSFLSNGGGAMPMNSNAASWNMDMVTTTGNIIIDLLHNFHLECGARLHKLRVYETLKDPTGREVCGYLLVRGSVHAHAYALALKKLTGVEIEKMLPTPNIVLDRIPECQKYLQEGSHRRLYRFSPDDYKEAAGVWSNDEVALPGDPPGNLEVVDGLPEGGKIPELDGNYGAFAPNYAPEEIFEIASKLYKKSR comes from the coding sequence ATGTTCATGAAGCTCGACCGCCTGCAAGCGGAACTGCCGCAGCCGAAGAAGCCCGATTCCAACGCGGCCGCTGCCCTGCAGGAGCTGCTCGGCGGCAAGTACGGCGAGATGTCGACGCTCGGGAACTACATGTTCCAGAGCTTCAACTTCCGCAACAAGTCCAAGCTGCGTCCCTTCTACAGCCTGGTGTCGAGCATCTTCGCCGAGGAGCTCGGGCACGTGGAGTTGGTCTCGACCGGCATCGCGATGCTTAACAACGGCCCGGGCGACGACACGGAGGAGGTCGACGTCTCGAAGGCGCCTTTCCACGACATGCAGGACATTCGGTTGGCCGGCAGCTTCCTCAGCAACGGCGGCGGCGCGATGCCGATGAACTCGAACGCCGCGTCGTGGAACATGGATATGGTCACAACGACCGGGAACATCATCATCGACCTGCTGCACAACTTCCATCTCGAATGCGGTGCCCGCCTGCACAAGCTACGCGTTTATGAGACCCTGAAGGACCCGACAGGTCGCGAGGTCTGCGGCTACCTCTTGGTGCGCGGCTCGGTTCATGCCCACGCTTACGCGCTGGCGCTCAAGAAACTCACCGGCGTCGAGATCGAGAAGATGCTGCCAACTCCGAACATCGTGCTCGACCGCATCCCCGAATGCCAGAAGTACCTGCAGGAGGGCTCGCACCGCCGGCTCTACCGGTTCAGCCCCGACGACTACAAGGAAGCGGCCGGGGTCTGGTCGAACGACGAGGTGGCGCTGCCGGGCGATCCGCCGGGCAACCTGGAGGTCGTCGATGGCCTGCCCGAGGGCGGCAAGATCCCCGAGCTCGACGGCAATTACGGCGCCTTCGCGCCGAACTACGCGCCGGAGGAGATCTTCGAGATCGCGAGCAAGCTCTACAAGAAGAGCCGCTAA
- a CDS encoding MFS transporter has translation MDARTGARQSWTAVLTSSFPAFVLLQGALYAAYGTESPFLPSFLGERGLSPSEIGLVLAAGTLMRLAAGPVAGHLADRHDATRAVLGVAAAASGLIAFAYLAGYGFWPLLAVSVLHAGAIAALAPLADALALAAAKREGTFSYGWVRGAGSTAFVLGTLVSGLLVAHAGLASIIVSSGLLFLVMAVATARVPPAPAREGRPSLGLGGIREILSLGTFRRMVLVAALVIGSHALNDGFAVIRWREAGIGPGAISLLWSEAVASEVLVFVLAGPWLLTRLGTAKAAMLAAGLGVVRWSVMATTASVPVLAAIQLLHGLTFALLHLAAMHLIVKVVPDRLSATAQTLYGTLGLGAASAILTAAGGVLYGAFGAGSFWVMAGLCIGALPLAAGLRPNQP, from the coding sequence ATGGATGCGCGGACAGGAGCGCGGCAGTCTTGGACCGCCGTGCTGACGAGCTCCTTCCCCGCCTTCGTCCTGCTCCAGGGCGCGCTTTATGCCGCATACGGCACCGAGTCCCCCTTTCTCCCGAGCTTCCTCGGCGAGCGCGGCCTGAGCCCGAGCGAGATCGGCCTCGTGCTCGCGGCCGGTACGCTGATGCGCCTCGCGGCGGGACCGGTGGCCGGGCACCTCGCCGACCGACACGACGCGACCCGGGCCGTGCTCGGCGTCGCGGCCGCCGCGTCCGGGCTGATCGCCTTCGCCTACCTCGCCGGGTACGGCTTCTGGCCGCTCCTGGCCGTGAGCGTGCTGCACGCCGGCGCCATAGCGGCCCTGGCGCCGCTCGCCGACGCGCTCGCGCTCGCCGCCGCAAAGAGGGAGGGCACCTTCTCCTACGGCTGGGTCCGGGGCGCCGGCTCGACGGCCTTCGTGCTCGGGACGCTGGTCTCGGGGCTGCTCGTTGCTCATGCAGGCTTGGCGAGCATCATCGTGTCGAGCGGCCTCCTGTTCCTCGTCATGGCGGTGGCGACGGCGCGCGTCCCTCCTGCCCCGGCGCGGGAGGGACGGCCGAGCCTTGGCCTGGGCGGCATCCGTGAGATCCTATCTCTCGGGACGTTCCGGCGGATGGTCCTTGTCGCAGCCCTCGTCATCGGCAGCCACGCCCTGAACGACGGCTTCGCGGTGATCCGCTGGCGCGAGGCCGGCATTGGCCCGGGCGCGATCAGCCTGCTCTGGTCGGAGGCGGTCGCGTCGGAGGTGCTCGTCTTCGTCCTCGCCGGCCCCTGGCTGCTGACGCGCTTAGGGACGGCCAAGGCTGCGATGCTGGCGGCCGGTCTCGGCGTGGTGCGCTGGTCGGTCATGGCGACGACGGCCTCGGTGCCGGTGCTAGCCGCCATCCAGTTGTTGCATGGGCTGACCTTCGCGCTCCTGCACCTCGCCGCCATGCACCTCATCGTGAAGGTCGTGCCGGACCGTCTCTCGGCCACGGCGCAGACCTTGTACGGCACCCTCGGCCTCGGGGCGGCCTCCGCCATCCTGACCGCAGCGGGCGGCGTCCTGTACGGCGCGTTCGGCGCCGGTTCGTTCTGGGTCATGGCCGGACTGTGCATCGGGGCCCTGCCGCTTGCGGCCGGCCTGCGCCCGAACCAGCCATGA